GCCGCTGCGCGGTCGCGAACTTCGGGTCCACGCCGTAGAAGTAGTCGTGGTACTCGCGGGTGCCGAAGATCGGCCCGGCCAGCAGCCCCAGCCGCCAGCCCTGCCAACCGAGCGGATCGGTGACGTCCAGGTTGAGGTTGGGATGCGCGATCCAGCCGATGTGATCGAGGCCGGTGGTGACGACAGCGCGCACCGGCAGGCGCAGGTCGAGCGCGTACTTGCGGGCCGTGTCGCGTGCGAGATGTATTTCGAGCGCCGGGCCGACCTCCACCGCCGGATCGAGGTCCGGCATGCCGCGGCGCGCGTCATTGTCGTCGCTGTCCACCGGGATCGAAGCGTTCAGGCTCACGTCCAGCTCGAGCCGGTCGGACTCGAACAGCCGGCCGCTGACGCGGTTGCGCTCCACGCGGAGGAAGTCGCCGCGATACACGAAATACGGCACCGGCAGCGCCAGGGTGCTGCGCTCGTCCGAGCCGCGGTAGTCGGGGAAGTCGAGCACGCCGATGCCGGCGCCGGCCTCCCACAAGGGTTTCTTTTCCCCCTGTGCCGGCAGGGCGACACACAGCGCCAGGAACAGCGCCGCCATGACGCGCTGGCGATCTGGGCGGGTAGCGGGTCTCATGGAGCCCGATTATGGGCCATCTCAAGCCCAGCACAGATGCCCCGCATTCTAGCCTGCGAGCGCGCTGCGGGCAGCGCCGGCGGGTTCCCGCCTGGCGCAGGATTCGCTACATTCGCGGGTAGCAATCGCAAGGAGGTGCAGCATGAGCACGACGAACAACGGCAACTGGCAGGCGCCGCTCTACTACATTCTGGCGGTCGCCGGCCTGGCGGGCACCTGGGCGCAGGCCGTGGGCTATCTGGACGCCGGCTTCCTCGGCGGCAACCTGCTGTTCTGGAAGGAGACCCTGGCCACCCCGGCCAGCACCTTCATCGTGGTGGACATCTTCGTACTGGGCGCCGCGGTCTTCGTGCTGATGTTCGCGGAAGGCCGGCGGCTGGGCATCGGTACGCCCTGGCTGTGGGGTTATTTCCTCGGCAGCATGCTGATCGGCATCAGCTGCTTCGTGCCGCTGTTCCTGGCGCACCGCCAGCGCGTGCTGCACACCCGGCATCCGGAGCAGAACACGGCGCCGACCGGCGCGGACCTGATCGCGGTCGGGCTGGCCGTGCTGCTGGCGCTGGGCATGGTCGGCTACAGCCTGATGAATATCCCGGCCTGAAGCGCCTCTGCCCTTTTGGGAGAGGCGCTTGCGCTAGCGTTTGTCGCGGATGACGCCGTCGTCAATCATCTGCTGGAAGTGCTCGACGATGGTGGTATCCACGGGCCGAAACGCCAGGCCCAGCTCCTTGCGCGTGTAACTGTTGTCGAACTTGAGCGGAAAGCCGACATTGGCCGAGACGAACCGGCGCGTGAGCCCGCT
The nucleotide sequence above comes from Nevskiales bacterium. Encoded proteins:
- a CDS encoding MipA/OmpV family protein: MRPATRPDRQRVMAALFLALCVALPAQGEKKPLWEAGAGIGVLDFPDYRGSDERSTLALPVPYFVYRGDFLRVERNRVSGRLFESDRLELDVSLNASIPVDSDDNDARRGMPDLDPAVEVGPALEIHLARDTARKYALDLRLPVRAVVTTGLDHIGWIAHPNLNLDVTDPLGWQGWRLGLLAGPIFGTREYHDYFYGVDPKFATAQRPAYEAHGGYAGSAAIAALSRRYPKFWIGGFVRLDSLSGATFEDSPLVKDRSFATAGFAITWILKESETQVETQRERDSQI
- a CDS encoding DUF2834 domain-containing protein; this encodes MSTTNNGNWQAPLYYILAVAGLAGTWAQAVGYLDAGFLGGNLLFWKETLATPASTFIVVDIFVLGAAVFVLMFAEGRRLGIGTPWLWGYFLGSMLIGISCFVPLFLAHRQRVLHTRHPEQNTAPTGADLIAVGLAVLLALGMVGYSLMNIPA